The following DNA comes from Ooceraea biroi isolate clonal line C1 chromosome 11, Obir_v5.4, whole genome shotgun sequence.
TCTCGCCAttctattttcttctctcctcgcCCGCTCGCACGGCACGTCCGTGCCGATGCCGGGGCACTACTTTTCTGGGGCCCGTCCGCCCCCTCACGCTCTCGTGcttttctccgtctctctttctctcttccctctgCTTTTCTTCTCAAGCTCGGGGCGCTTCGCCGCGTCATGCCGGTGCGCCCACTCTATAATCATTATCGGCTTTCGCAGCCGGGCCGCGTGTGCTGCGCCTCTTCCTTTCCGTTTTCCCTCTTTCGACTATTTCTGTCTCGGTTCGTTTGTGCACGCTGGTCTCGAATTCCATTACGCTCCATTACGGATTGGCGCAATGAGTCGGCGCAGCTAAACCTATCAGCTTTCCCACCCTCCACGCGCGGAGAAATTCACGTGAGGATTTATTATCAAGATGCGCGCGCGTTGGCTAATATTAGAGCCCGCGCGAGTTTCGCACACGCGACCGAGGATTTCAGCGCGTTCCCTTCGCGTCCCGACGCTACGCCAAATTGATATCTCGCTGGAAAAACGTCATAGGGATGAAAAATCGGCGCGACGCAACGCCGATGGAGGCTACATTTTAATGCACTCGTAACGACGGATAGATGGATAGGTATAGATATTGGCCGGGCGGTAAGGGGTAAAGTCGAAATCGATTATCGCGAGCGCTCGCGTGACGATTGATAATAACCCGCGTCGACGCGGGTAATTACGGTTTTGTCACGTTCGTCGGCGCCACGGGGAATATGTGGCTAATCCGTTGTTCCAGCCTGTACTTGCCGCGTGGGGTCTGTTGTTAAACGAGATTAACGAGATCCACGGGATTAAcgggaggagaaagagagagagtacgAGAAGGACGGAGGCGCATTTCGTTCGAGCGATGAACGCGTCTTAGCCCTCGCCATCGCGTTGAATATCGATTTACCATATACGGCTTATTACGGCTATCGCAAACAGGAATCTCCGTCTTTAAGGAAAAGAGGTTTCCCTCCGTCGAACGTGAAACGGAATATCGGAAATGCACTTTGCGGTTTCGCGTGTTGCCGCGGTAATCGCGAATGTGCGGGACGTATCTGCGCAACAAAAAGGCATCGTTATTTCGTGCATTTTTGCAGAGAAGCCCGATATCGCCGGCGGATAAGTATAGCCGACCGCGCAGCCCGCAGGAGTCTACTCATCCTCATCATCCTCATCACTCACAAAATCATCACGATCACCCGATGCACTCGatgaagaagatgaagaaggAGCAAGATAAGGATGTTGGACATATGGTAAGTGCACGATAACAAAAAATTACGATGCTAAAAAAACGATCACCGGCGACGTGTTGCCACAAATCAAAGTTGACATCGCGAGCTTCATACAACAGTTATTGGCTACTTCAGAAGCGTTTCCAATCGGTCATCATCGGTCCTCGTTATAAGCGATGGGTAGTCAATAACCGTCGAGCGATCGATAACTATAACACACTCGATCGCGTGCGGTCATCGATGTCTCTCTGTGTGTAGAGCGACGGCGAGAAGAGCGACCAGGATCTAATCGTGGATGACGCGAGTGAGGGCCCGACGAGTCCTGTGGTGAACGGCGCGACGTCGCCGCGTGAAAATGGCCTGGATAAGGCATCATCGGTGGTGGTGCCTTCGATGGGCGGCGTGCAAGCAGTGGTGAAGAAGGACGTGCCACCGCACTCGCCCAGAAGTGGCACGAGTAGCAACGCAAGCACGCCTTCGGCCAAGAAGATGGAGGAACGTGAgaagacgacgacgccgaTCTCGAAGTCGCTCACACCGACCTCGGCAGCGGTGATTGGCGTCAAgtcatcgtcgtcctcgtcgtcctcgtcggcCTCCGGCAAATTGCTACAGGGTGCTTCGTTGCCGCCCGGCGCCATACCTCCGCCGGCAGCAGCTTATCCTTTACATTATCCGCCGCCCGGTCCGCTGCCGCCGCACAATCTCGCTTCAGCCGCCACCAGCCAGCATCCGCACGTTGACGTGTTGGGTTATAACGGTTACCCGGCGCCCAGACCGCCGGCCACGTTGCAACAGTTATACGACCCGCACGCGGCGATGAGGGCTCCCGTGGGATCCGTCGGAATAGTCGCATCCAAGCCGTAAGTACCCTAAATCCATTTCTCTCGGCGTTTCACGAAACTCTCACTGATCGGACTTGCATGTACGAGCTGAGCGACACTCGCGTCGCTCGGCGAGAATCACTTCGTATGATTAATGACACTTGGTACCAGACAGAAAAACTTTGAAAGATGTAACAAGTAGTAAGAGGAGGTATTGAAGTTTCTTCTAAAGGTGTTTTAAAGTTGCGGCaagattaatcgattaaatatacttttttgtttaataactttaattctGAGCTGCAAATGACAATATCACAAAGATCCGAGAGAGACTTATCAGTTCGTTACGGAATTCGCAGTGCGTACAGCTTCCATGTATCGAGCGATGGCCAGATGCAGCCCGTGCCGTTTCCACAAGATGCCCTCCTTGGGCCAGGTATACCGCGTCATGCACGTCAGATTAACACTCTCAGTCATGGCGAAGTGGTTTGCGCAGTAACAATTTCGAATCCGACCAAGCACGTTTACACCGGCGGCAAAGGCTGCGTCAAAGTCTGGGATATAGGCCAAACAGGTATCAGCAATGTGAAACCGGTCTCACAACTTGACTGTCTCCAACGCGACAACTACATCAGGTCAGTAGGGACAATCAGAGTGAATGCGCGAGACGCGTTTTTATGCGGAATGATGCGTTTCTAAGAGACACGCCTGATGCTAAAAGTATCGTTGGCTCTGCTGCAGATCGGTCAAGTTGCTTCCGGATGGAAGGACACTAATAGTTGGCGGTGAGGCCAGTCAACTTAGTATCTGGGACCTGGCAAGTCCAACACCGCGAATCAAGGCTGAATTAACTTCCTCCGCGCCGGCGTGTTATGCTCTAGCTATATCGCCCGACTCAAAAGTGTGCTTTAGCTGCTGCAGTGATGGGAACATCGCCGTATGGGACTTGCAAAATCAGGCGCTGGTCCGACAGTTCCAGGGTCACACAGATGGCGCGTCATGTATTGATATTTCCGCGGACGGTTCGAAGCTCTGGACGGGTGGTCTTGACAATACCGTGCGCTCGTGGGACCTTCGAGAAGGCAGGCAGCTTCAGCAGCACGATTTTACCTCACAGATATTCTCTCTCGGTTATTGTCCCACCGGCGAGTGGCTGGCAGTTGGAATGGAGAACTCAAATGTCGAGGTGTTACACGCCTCGAAACCTGACAAGTATCAGTTGCATCTGCACGACTCCTGCGTGCTATCCTTGAGGTTTGCTTCCTGCGGTAAATGGTTTGTTTCTACCGGAAAGGACAATTTGCTCAATGCCTGGCGTACCCCTTACGGAGCATCAATATTTCAGGTTGGTGCAATCATTCATTACTTTTTCTGCATCATTGGTTTTCGTTGTCGCTGATCAAGTTGCATAAAAAAAGCGTTGCTTTTAAACGTGTAGGTTTTGCGATGTTGGATAACGTAACGGCGTTATTCGCGAAATGGAAACTTCCAAGTATCGCGTGTCTATTCTAACTGTAGTTACGCAGGAACGAAATACTTTTCAATTCATTGAGCCGCGAATCAAATCTAGTGTTGTAAAAACATACAAAAAAGGATAAATTGTGTCCCTGTAACATTTAAATTCTGAAGACATCTACGCTTATTACAAGCTTGGCatacaaattacataaattaccTTCGCACCTTTCTCGCGGAGAATAAATACGGTGTTACACGCGAAACAAGACGGCGAGACGATGCATGGGTGACGATCGCGAAACAGCTCATTAAAGAGCTATATAATTACGCGATACGAACAAGCCATCGAGTCGTGactcgataaataaaaaacaccagatttataaagcttaTGAATAATCGCCTCGCTACGCGCTGAGCGCGATTTCGTTATCGAGCGGAATTCGAAGCGGcggaataataatagatatctACGAAGCGGCTCATAAATATGTTTACGTTTTTGACGTTTCATAAAACGAGCAAACAAGCTCGGTActctgaaatttttataacgcCCTATCTCgctttctcgtttctttccttttttcttctccctcctctctctctccctccttccccCTCCCCTCTTGCACAAGCGAGCAGCGCGTTATGTAACTGTTATCGCACGCTCACTCGACGACGTGTTTGtcgattatatttacagtCGAAGGAATCCTCTTCGGTGCTCAGTTGCGATATATCGACGGACGACAAGTACATAGTCACCGGTTCTGGAGACAAGAAGGCCACCGTCTACGAGGTCATATATTAAGGCGCTATCAGGTTGGTGGTAGCATCCCTTATGTTCCGAAAATGAAGCAATTGCCGGGACTTGATTTGGAAACGTTACCATGGATGACACGAGATTGACAATGTTGTTCTTGTTATCGTTGTTGTTATTCACTTTTCGATTAGAAAGAGCGATCGTGCACGCAAAGATGTAAAGCTGACCAGATTCGGTATTTCCCGACTTTCATAGTTGCACATTTTGCAAGGGAAAAAGTAATCTGAAAATGTGCCTTCCTGTATCATGTTTTATGTTATTCTATGTTATTTAAACATGATAAAGgcttttttagtgtttttaataaattgtcttTTTATCGGAATTTCGAGCAATTAGGACGACtctttaagaattaatattataacttaattattacttataatattataacttattacTTATAACAAaggtatgaattaattatataccaaaagatattttaacgcaaatatacgtatattacGATATACGTATATAGTAGTTACGTATATATACGATATACGTACCTATAGCTCTTACTGCTGGTTGTCTCTCGTGTTTTACTCGTTCAGATACGAATCTGTTTTGCATTGACATGCACGATCGCtctttaattgtaattaacatAGTTATATCTTGTGCGATCTCTTATCTGtacattttgtaaataatagcAAGTTTTGAGTACACCGTGATATTTTTCTACgttattctataaaaataagaagcaAATATGAAGAATTGTAAATATCTGACGATTGAAGAATCTATCAGAAACGAGATGCGAAAATCGATCAATAAacatatatgataatataacaGTGTTGTGTCCATTTTCAATAACTCTTCCAAATCCCTCGTATCCTTGAAAGAACATGTTTGTTTGCTGTTTCCCGTCTCCTAAACGCGTTGATGCAATTCCATGTCTCCGCGACTTGGCGGAAACGCAAAAATTTAATAGCGGGAAGAGGCGAGAGGGACGAAACAGCGAGATGACCTGTCGTTCtgttaaaaacaaaatgaCTAGTGGCACGCCGATAAAAATCGGGGCTGCGCACACAGCGGGCAGGTGTCGgcggaaataaaaaacaaggaCCACTCGTTACTCTATCCACGTGAATGTTGTTAGCGCCAAAAAAGAGGCATCAACAATATTTAGTTGCATGCCGGCGCAGCGGGCAGcaggcagcagcagcagcggcggaTCGTCATGAAAATTACGACACTATTTCGctgataaaaaacaaaaaaaagagcgGTTGCACCACCGTTTGCGCGCGGGCGGCGTGCTGACGGTCTCGCGATTGTCATGAAAACAAATCGGAGCGAACTCGACCGTCCACACGCGCACTCGGGTATATACGAGTAtagaaaaaagcaaaaagctTCCACCCTCGCTCACcaaaaaaaaacacaaaacagagagagaagaaaaatatgcgCGCCAATGGCCGGGCGAAGCGATTGTATTTACGCCTTCGCGTCGTGAATCCGTGCGAATCCCGCCACCCGGTGTATAATTAGCGAGGCCATGCATGCGCGCGTTCAATGGAAGGTTCATCGGcgtaatgttattataatagtgGCACGTTTTGCATATGCGACCGGGGGGTGCGGTCGCTCCGGGGAGAGACGAACGGGAGGGACTGAAAGAGGGAGGGTCGGTCGGGGCGTTCGAAACGGGGGAGGAATAAAGTCGGGAAGGAGGGAGAGGCGGCGATGACGAGGGGATGAGAGAGTGGTTTTACGCGGGCTTTGGCGGGCGTATTTGCATGGTAATGATATGCGacgagcgcgcgagtgcgaTGTAGGGGAGGAAAGAGGGCGAGCGGGTGGAGATGCAGCGATGGGGTGGAAGAGACGGCAgcagcggcggtggcggcggctaTTGGAGCCGCGAGATTTGTATATCGTGGCTAAATGCGTCGGTTATTACGGTTAATTCGACGACGAGCGACGGCGGCAGATACGTACGTGTGCGCGAAGCGTATTACCGCAGTTTATTCGCGTCGAATTATACGTAAGCTTATCGCGTCGCGTTACGTGAGTGACAGagtctaataaaataatatgtacgATAATATGGAACAAcaatcaattataaataattattattaattggtcCAATTGTATTTCTCCTCTGTTGTTTCAAATACTCTTCCTTATCTTCGTTTCCACACTTTGTTTCCTTTGTTTTACAATAGAGAATCACTGCGGGTGTCAAAAGTGCAGTTCGATTCGTGTGCGCCGCCGTCGTCCTAGCGCCGCAGCCACCCACCTAGTAGTACGCGATCCAACAGTTGGTGGTACTCATACACAAAGAGCTAATTTTCCCTCTGTCTGTCGCGTCGGCGGCAACTCTCTGCGGCACGACGCGGCGCGCACACAACGCGGCAAATTAACAGCCACGCAAATGAGCGAGTTCACGCGCTCGCTTTCGCGCTACCCCACACACGCCTCTCTTCGTCACAATTGGACACTAATAAACGCGCCAGCGTGCCGCTCTCCACCCGttatcccgcgcgcgcgttcgcccgCGTCTCTTCGTCCGGTCCCCCGTCTCCTCCCGGCTCTCACGCGCGACGCGGAGCGTCGTGACATCACGTACTGTTTCGCGGAAGTGCCTCGTAGAGTCAAATCGCGTAACCGGAATACGTCGCGGACGGCCGTTCAACGTCCGAGGAATCTCG
Coding sequences within:
- the LOC105274487 gene encoding protein groucho isoform X4, whose protein sequence is MYPSAGINAATAVAVATAARHPGPPQPGQPFKFTVAESCDRIKEEFTFLQAQYHSLKLECEKLATEKIEIQRHYVMYYEMSYGLNVEMHKQTEISKRLNSIIHQIMPYLSQDHQQQVASAVERAKQITMSELNTIIGQQRPDIPRLLQQMHAQQIPPGAAIAAHPGIPGLPGLGPAGLPVPTSASAALLGLGLTPGATAANPGATAVAHSLSMLGKPDIHRGQPDDLKSNGGLSSTEERHRSPISPADKYSRPRSPQESTHPHHPHHSQNHHDHPMHSMKKMKKEQDKDVGHMSDGEKSDQDLIVDDASEGPTSPVVNGATSPRENGLDKASSVVVPSMGGVQAVVKKDVPPHSPRSGTSSNASTPSAKKMEEREKTTTPISKSLTPTSAAVIGVKSSSSSSSSSASGKLLQGASLPPGAIPPPAAAYPLHYPPPGPLPPHNLASAATSQHPHVDVLGYNGYPAPRPPATLQQLYDPHAAMRAPVGSVGIVASKPAYSFHVSSDGQMQPVPFPQDALLGPGIPRHARQINTLSHGEVVCAVTISNPTKHVYTGGKGCVKVWDIGQTGISNVKPVSQLDCLQRDNYIRSVKLLPDGRTLIVGGEASQLSIWDLASPTPRIKAELTSSAPACYALAISPDSKVCFSCCSDGNIAVWDLQNQALVRQFQGHTDGASCIDISADGSKLWTGGLDNTVRSWDLREGRQLQQHDFTSQIFSLGYCPTGEWLAVGMENSNVEVLHASKPDKYQLHLHDSCVLSLRFASCGKWFVSTGKDNLLNAWRTPYGASIFQSKESSSVLSCDISTDDKYIVTGSGDKKATVYEVIY
- the LOC105274487 gene encoding protein groucho isoform X3 codes for the protein MYPSAGINAATAVAVATAARHPGPPQPGQPFKFTVAESCDRIKEEFTFLQAQYHSLKLECEKLATEKIEIQRHYVMYYEMSYGLNVEMHKQTEISKRLNSIIHQIMPYLSQDHQQQVASAVERAKQITMSELNTIIGQQQRPDIPRLLQQMHAQQIPPGAAIAAHPGIPGLPGLGPAGLPVPTSASAALLGLGLTPGATAANPGATAVAHSLSMLGKPDIHRGQPDDLKSNGGLSSTEERHRSPISPADKYSRPRSPQESTHPHHPHHSQNHHDHPMHSMKKMKKEQDKDVGHMSDGEKSDQDLIVDDASEGPTSPVVNGATSPRENGLDKASSVVVPSMGGVQAVVKKDVPPHSPRSGTSSNASTPSAKKMEEREKTTTPISKSLTPTSAAVIGVKSSSSSSSSSASGKLLQGASLPPGAIPPPAAAYPLHYPPPGPLPPHNLASAATSQHPHVDVLGYNGYPAPRPPATLQQLYDPHAAMRAPVGSVGIVASKPAYSFHVSSDGQMQPVPFPQDALLGPGIPRHARQINTLSHGEVVCAVTISNPTKHVYTGGKGCVKVWDIGQTGISNVKPVSQLDCLQRDNYIRSVKLLPDGRTLIVGGEASQLSIWDLASPTPRIKAELTSSAPACYALAISPDSKVCFSCCSDGNIAVWDLQNQALVRQFQGHTDGASCIDISADGSKLWTGGLDNTVRSWDLREGRQLQQHDFTSQIFSLGYCPTGEWLAVGMENSNVEVLHASKPDKYQLHLHDSCVLSLRFASCGKWFVSTGKDNLLNAWRTPYGASIFQSKESSSVLSCDISTDDKYIVTGSGDKKATVYEVIY
- the LOC105274487 gene encoding protein groucho isoform X1; translation: MVPSFFFFSFFFAAHHVRSIFYSRRMRFRAVLSSFLPFCLSRFAKLLERVSAILLLSHAFHEMSSLSFRRLKLECEKLATEKIEIQRHYVMYYEMSYGLNVEMHKQTEISKRLNSIIHQIMPYLSQDHQQQVASAVERAKQITMSELNTIIGQQQRPDIPRLLQQMHAQQIPPGAAIAAHPGIPGLPGLGPAGLPVPTSASAALLGLGLTPGATAANPGATAVAHSLSMLGKPDIHRGQPDDLKSNGGLSSTEERHRSPISPADKYSRPRSPQESTHPHHPHHSQNHHDHPMHSMKKMKKEQDKDVGHMSDGEKSDQDLIVDDASEGPTSPVVNGATSPRENGLDKASSVVVPSMGGVQAVVKKDVPPHSPRSGTSSNASTPSAKKMEEREKTTTPISKSLTPTSAAVIGVKSSSSSSSSSASGKLLQGASLPPGAIPPPAAAYPLHYPPPGPLPPHNLASAATSQHPHVDVLGYNGYPAPRPPATLQQLYDPHAAMRAPVGSVGIVASKPAYSFHVSSDGQMQPVPFPQDALLGPGIPRHARQINTLSHGEVVCAVTISNPTKHVYTGGKGCVKVWDIGQTGISNVKPVSQLDCLQRDNYIRSVKLLPDGRTLIVGGEASQLSIWDLASPTPRIKAELTSSAPACYALAISPDSKVCFSCCSDGNIAVWDLQNQALVRQFQGHTDGASCIDISADGSKLWTGGLDNTVRSWDLREGRQLQQHDFTSQIFSLGYCPTGEWLAVGMENSNVEVLHASKPDKYQLHLHDSCVLSLRFASCGKWFVSTGKDNLLNAWRTPYGASIFQSKESSSVLSCDISTDDKYIVTGSGDKKATVYEVIY
- the LOC105274487 gene encoding protein groucho isoform X2; the protein is MVPSFFFFSFFFAAHHVRSIFYSRRMRFRAVLSSFLPFCLSRFAKLLERVSAILLLSHAFHEMSSLSFRRLKLECEKLATEKIEIQRHYVMYYEMSYGLNVEMHKQTEISKRLNSIIHQIMPYLSQDHQQQVASAVERAKQITMSELNTIIGQQRPDIPRLLQQMHAQQIPPGAAIAAHPGIPGLPGLGPAGLPVPTSASAALLGLGLTPGATAANPGATAVAHSLSMLGKPDIHRGQPDDLKSNGGLSSTEERHRSPISPADKYSRPRSPQESTHPHHPHHSQNHHDHPMHSMKKMKKEQDKDVGHMSDGEKSDQDLIVDDASEGPTSPVVNGATSPRENGLDKASSVVVPSMGGVQAVVKKDVPPHSPRSGTSSNASTPSAKKMEEREKTTTPISKSLTPTSAAVIGVKSSSSSSSSSASGKLLQGASLPPGAIPPPAAAYPLHYPPPGPLPPHNLASAATSQHPHVDVLGYNGYPAPRPPATLQQLYDPHAAMRAPVGSVGIVASKPAYSFHVSSDGQMQPVPFPQDALLGPGIPRHARQINTLSHGEVVCAVTISNPTKHVYTGGKGCVKVWDIGQTGISNVKPVSQLDCLQRDNYIRSVKLLPDGRTLIVGGEASQLSIWDLASPTPRIKAELTSSAPACYALAISPDSKVCFSCCSDGNIAVWDLQNQALVRQFQGHTDGASCIDISADGSKLWTGGLDNTVRSWDLREGRQLQQHDFTSQIFSLGYCPTGEWLAVGMENSNVEVLHASKPDKYQLHLHDSCVLSLRFASCGKWFVSTGKDNLLNAWRTPYGASIFQSKESSSVLSCDISTDDKYIVTGSGDKKATVYEVIY